The Candidatus Polarisedimenticolia bacterium nucleotide sequence ACCAAAAAAGAAGAAGGCGACCGTGGCCGGCCGCCCTCTTTATCCCGGGGCAAGAGTCCCGGGGTCACAAGGCCCAAGTCCAGGAAGGACGGGCCTCTTCATCTTTTTTGCGGTGCTTGTCTTACCGCTCACACTCCGCTTTACACTTACACTCTGCCGACATCGAGTGGCACATTTTGCGCCATTCGTCACACAACCGCCACGTCCGCCGGAGACTTTCTGCCTCCGCTGCGCGGCGAACGCCAAGCTCGATGTCTACCCATTTCTATACGCCCGCAATTGGGCGAAGTCAACAAAAACTTTCCCGTGCCTCGACACGTTCTTTCCGGCAGCCGGTTGATTTTTTCGTCGATTTCCCATACTGAGGGGCCAGCGGCCGCGCCTTGCGGGTCGGTGCCTGCCCGGCTTTGCCTGGGCTTCGGCACCTTGTTCGCGGTGCGGGGACTGGTACGCTTCTCCCGCATGGAGCTTGGTTGAGGAGGCCGCGATGAGCGAGACGACGGGCAGCGGGCTTGCGGCCGTGCCGGCGGGCTCCCGCGACAAGCTGCCGGGCATCGCCCTGACGGGCTGGCTGTGCGCGGGCGGCGGCATCGTTCTGATTCTCAGCGGCGCCGCCTTCGGGATGGTCGGGGTTCTGGCGCGCGCGGTGGCGCAGCAGGGGTCCGACATCTTCGCGCAGGCGCGACAGGGGATGGATCCCCTTTCCGCCGCGCTCCTGGATCACTTCGGCGCGGCGGCGGCCATTATCGCCATCCTCGGACTGGCGAGCCTCGTCATCGGGGTCCAGTTCGCCCGACTCCGGCCGGCGGCCCGTCCCGCGATGGAACTGCTCGCCTGGGCGGTCCTCGTTGGGACCGTGATCCTGCAAGTTGCGACGCTGGCCTTGCTGTGGAAAAGCGATTCCCCGCAGGAGCCGACCTCGTGGGCGTCCCATCCGGCCGTCTCCACGGCGTTGAGCATCCTGCAGGTGGTGGTGTGCCTCGGGGTGATTCGCTTTGTGCGCAGCACGGGGGTGCGATCGGCGTTTGGGTCAGGAGCGGCGCGAAAGGGACCGACTTAGAGCAACACCACCGACTGCAGGGTGGTCACTTCGAAGCGCTTGCGGCAGCGCGGCTCCTGGCAGTTCACCGTGTCGTCGGCGCGCACCATGTAGGAGCGCGCCTTGGCGAACTTGGCGCGATCGTCGGAGCCGGCCCGGGGGGGGAGGGACGGCTTCTTGGTCCGCACGACCCAGCGTATCTGGTAGGTGAAGGCGCGCCGGCAGAAGGGGCAGTGCAGCTCCGCCGGCTTGGATTCGGTCTTCTCATTGTAGAACTCGCGCTCGTCCATGCCCAAAGACTACTCAAACTTGCCTGCCAGCGTCAATGAACTCGACGGAAAAATCGGCGGCGCGCGGCCGGACGCGCGGAATGTCCCCCCAAACCTCCGTATGCTATAGTTTCACGCCGCTAACGCCACAGCGAAAGATCTTTCCAGCGATCTCAATAACGGTCCGGGCAGTCCCTCCGGCCTTGCTCATGGGAGTGGATCCAATGTGGGAGAAGCTGACCGCAAAGGCTTTGAAGCCGTCCAGCCTGACGATGGACGGGATTTCGAAGAAGACGATGGAAGAGCACCACAAGCTCTACACGGGGTACGTGAACAAGACGAACGAAATCATGGAGAAGCTGGGCTCGGTGGACCTCAAGGGAGCGAACCAGGTTTACAGCGATCTGCGGGCCCTCAAGGTGGACCTGACCTTCGCGATCGGCGGCGTCAAGAACCATGAGATCTACTTCGATCACCTCGGCGGCAAGGGCGGCGCGCCCACCGGCAAGGTCGCGCAGGCGATCGAGCGGGACTTCGGTTCCTTCGACCAGTGGGCCGCCGACCTGAAGGCGAGCGGCATCGCCGCCCGCGGCTGGGTCTGGCTCGCCTTCGATCGCGACTGGAAGCGCTTCTTCAACTACATCGGGGACGCCCAGAACACCTTCCCGGTGTGGAACGCCACGCCGATCCTGGCGCTGGACACGTACGAGCACGCCTACTTCATCGACTATGCCGTCAACCGCGGCGCCTATATCGATGCCTTCCTCAAGAACCTGGATTGGGATGCCGTCCAGAAAAACTACGACGCGCTGAAGATCTGATTCTCCGGATGGGGTTTGGGGCGGCCCGCTGCGCGGGCCGCCCTTTTTTTTCCGTCGCGTTGACCACGTCGGACCCATGGGCTAAAGTACCGCGCCCGATTAACTTGCGGCCATCAGGGAGGGACACATGAGGTTTCGCCGATACCTAATCGGTCTCGCGTTGTGTGGGCTCGCGGTTCCCGCCTTCTCTCAGGACATAGGCTACTACGGCATCGGCCCACGCGTCGGAGTCTCGAGCGATCCCGATCAGATCATCGGCGGCGTCCACTTCAACCTTGGGGAATTCGCGCCGCATCTCAGGTTCCAGCCCAACGTCGAGCTGGGTTTCGGGGACGACTACACCATTCTCTCGGCCACCGCTCCCGTCCATTACCGCTTCCAGGTGAACGCGCCCATCGTTCCTTACGCGGGCGGCGGACTGACGCTCGCCTTCGTCAAGTTCGATCCGGACGACAGAGACGGCGACACCGATTTCGAGGTCGGCGCCAAGGCGATTGGCGGCGTCGAATGGCCGCTCAGCGGAAACAACGCCTTCTTCGTGGAGCTGAACGTCGGCTTTGGCGACATCCAGGACGTGCAGGTCATGGCGGGCTGGATGTTCGGAGCGGCCGCGGGACCCTCCGACACGGGACCCACCAAGGCGAATCCATAAAAACTGAGGATTCCATCTTGGGCACCGTTGCAGGCGGCGGCTGAAGAGCGGCCGCGCCTGAACGGCCGCCATTTGATCAGGTGCTTGCGGGAACGGGAATAGGTTGGTCCCGCGCGAACCGTTCCCCGGCCTATCTCTCTTCGAATTATCCGCAAAGTAGCCAGCGAGAAATCCCCCGATCCTGGCGCACCGTTGGTTCGTAACCACTCTCGGATGCGGCCTGCGGATTCCTCCCGCCTGATCCTCCGGGCGACCATCGAGGGGCGGCCGGAGCTTGTCAGCCGGCCCGTCGCCGGCCTGCAGACCTTCGAGCCCGCGCTTCGCACAGGCCCCGCCCTTCGTGCAAAGTTCAGGCGCGGCCACCTTGTTACCTTCCCACCGAACCCTTGAGCACCTGATCAAATAGCGGCCGTTCAGGTTCGGCCACCTTTTACCTACCCCCGAACCCGTGAGCACCGGATCAAATGGCGGCCGTTCAGGCGCGGCCGTTCCTCAGCCGCCGCCTGCAACGGTGCCCAAGTCCAGCCCTAGCTTCTTACGAGTAATTCGATTTTGTAGGCTTACTCCAAAACATCGTCGATCGGCCAGGGAATCTCTACGGCTTTCTTACTCCGTCAATGTTCGAGTTC carries:
- a CDS encoding Fe-Mn family superoxide dismutase, whose amino-acid sequence is MWEKLTAKALKPSSLTMDGISKKTMEEHHKLYTGYVNKTNEIMEKLGSVDLKGANQVYSDLRALKVDLTFAIGGVKNHEIYFDHLGGKGGAPTGKVAQAIERDFGSFDQWAADLKASGIAARGWVWLAFDRDWKRFFNYIGDAQNTFPVWNATPILALDTYEHAYFIDYAVNRGAYIDAFLKNLDWDAVQKNYDALKI